From the Clostridiales bacterium FE2011 genome, one window contains:
- a CDS encoding F0F1 ATP synthase subunit alpha encodes MSSKAGEISSIIKEQIKQYESKIEMKENGTVITVGDGIATVYGLRSCMANELLRFEDGSFGVAQNLEEETVSVAILSDKDNIQEGSSVYRTGEALSVPVGENLLGRVVNALGAPIDGKGPVETTEIRPVEAIALGIIQRQSVSVPLQTGIKAIDSMIPIGRGQRELIIGDRQTGKTTIAVDTIINQKDTGVLCIYVAIGQKRTSVVQIAQELEKAGALPYTIIVSASAAESAPLQYIAPYAGCAMAEYFREKGQDVLIVYDDLSKHAVAYRALSLLIRRPPGREAYPGDVFYLHSRLLERAVCVAPEYGGGSITALPIIETQAGDVSAYIPTNVISITDGQIFLETELFHSGIRPAINPGISVSRVGGSAQIKGMKKVAGELKLLYAQYRELQAFAQFGSDLDADTKSRLALGERIVEVLKQKRSSPVDVGCQVAIVYAVINGYLNDVEPKDVAAYEEKLFEYLQSRYPDLLERIEMGKWDTEEIEEMKQALSGFRG; translated from the coding sequence AATCAAACAGTACGAATCCAAAATTGAAATGAAGGAGAACGGTACTGTTATTACCGTCGGCGACGGTATCGCCACGGTGTACGGTCTCCGTTCCTGCATGGCCAACGAGCTGCTCCGTTTTGAGGACGGCAGCTTCGGCGTGGCCCAGAACCTGGAGGAAGAGACGGTTTCCGTCGCTATCCTGTCCGACAAGGACAACATCCAGGAAGGCAGCTCCGTGTACCGCACGGGAGAGGCTCTTTCCGTTCCGGTTGGTGAAAACCTGCTGGGTCGTGTGGTGAACGCCCTGGGCGCTCCCATCGACGGCAAGGGCCCGGTGGAAACCACCGAGATCCGTCCCGTGGAAGCGATCGCGCTGGGTATCATTCAGCGCCAGAGCGTCAGCGTCCCGCTGCAGACCGGTATCAAGGCCATCGACAGTATGATCCCGATCGGCCGCGGCCAGCGTGAGCTGATTATCGGTGACCGTCAGACGGGCAAAACCACCATTGCCGTTGACACGATCATCAACCAGAAGGATACAGGCGTGCTCTGTATCTACGTTGCCATCGGCCAGAAACGTACCAGCGTCGTGCAGATTGCCCAGGAGCTGGAAAAGGCCGGTGCCCTGCCTTATACGATTATCGTCAGCGCGTCCGCGGCGGAAAGTGCTCCGCTGCAGTACATCGCTCCCTATGCCGGCTGCGCCATGGCGGAGTATTTCCGGGAAAAGGGACAGGACGTCCTGATTGTTTACGATGATCTTTCCAAGCACGCGGTGGCCTACCGCGCCCTGAGCCTGCTGATCCGCCGGCCTCCGGGACGTGAAGCCTATCCCGGCGACGTTTTCTATCTGCATTCCCGTCTGCTGGAGCGAGCGGTCTGCGTGGCGCCGGAATACGGCGGAGGCTCCATTACGGCCCTGCCGATCATTGAGACCCAGGCGGGCGACGTTTCCGCCTACATCCCCACCAACGTCATTTCCATCACCGACGGCCAGATCTTCCTGGAAACCGAACTGTTCCACAGTGGTATCCGTCCGGCTATCAACCCCGGTATTTCGGTCAGCCGCGTCGGCGGTTCCGCCCAGATCAAGGGTATGAAGAAGGTTGCCGGTGAGCTGAAGCTGCTGTATGCGCAGTACCGCGAACTGCAGGCATTTGCCCAGTTCGGCAGTGATCTGGACGCGGATACCAAGTCCCGTCTGGCCCTGGGCGAGCGCATCGTGGAAGTGCTGAAGCAGAAGCGTTCCTCCCCCGTGGACGTCGGCTGCCAGGTGGCGATCGTGTATGCTGTTATCAACGGCTACCTCAACGACGTGGAGCCGAAGGACGTGGCAGCGTACGAAGAGAAGCTGTTTGAATATCTGCAGTCCCGCTATCCCGATCTGCTTGAGCGGATTGAGATGGGCAAGTGGGATACCGAAGAAATCGAAGAGATGAAGCAGGCTCTGTCTGGCTTCAGGGGGTAA